The DNA sequence TGCACTAAACATAACATCAAATTTTGCACTAAACATAACGTCAAATTTTGCACTAAACATAACGTCAAATTTTGCACAGATAATACAGTCAAAAATTGCACAAATAATACAGTCAAAAATTGCACAAATAATAAAGTCAAAAAttgaacaaataataaagtcAAAAATTGCACAAATAATAACGTCAAAAAATTTCACAAATAATAACGTTAAATTTCAGGTAAAAATTCTCAGacatttcataaaaaatgtgaatATAAAAACTTATCAAATGAGAGTTACAAGAATTAAATCTTCCTATTATTATAGCAACAATgatggaaaatatataaaaaaatttttttaatatatattcttcattttatatattccgTTTTCCCAATACTTGAAATTGAGAGATTTAATTAGTTTTCTTTAATTATGTTAgtgtaatttatatacatatttgtatattctatttttgtGATTATCTATCAAAACGTTCCCTAATAtaattgatatttttttaggaATATAAGCCGACGCTgttaataacatataattattaaatagaaATCGCGACAAAAGGAATAGATCCCGTagtagaaataaaatttattagagTCATCATGCGTACAATTACACAACAATACACCTCTAATTTACTAGTTATGTATCAGTAAAAGCggaaaaaattatctatataatttcatatgttttttacCTGTATGGGCATTATCGTTATAACATAAccaaaaaaagattttttatattattaaagcTCCATCTATCTCCCCCTTTTACACACAGGATTCattgtaataaaaagaaagttgtacatacatatatccatatatacatatacgcatacatataagcatataagtaaattagataagattattttaacagaatattgtaaatataaaaaatatacaatatgtTAGAAATATTTCAGCgatgcatatattatttttgcttaGCACTGTAGAAAAAGcaaatatttaattcttcttctttttagtACTCAGAATTGTTACATTAATTTGTCactttacaatattttaaaagtttaaTGCATTAAAGGAatatcaaaattaaaaaaaaggaaaaattcattaaaagTATTGTGAAACgacgaataaataaaatcataaaaaGACAAAGGATATTCAGTTTATATGTGGGAGATAAATCCAACTAAACAATTGAGAAATGTATCAAATcgttttatgaaaaaaaaaaaaaaaaaacctatacacatacatatgtatttacgtgtatatgcatagatttatatatacacacaagCCTTGGGCCaaaattgaattattttaacGGTAAACGAAAAATAATTGCAAATAACTCCTCGAATTGGGGCAAGCATATaaatgtaagaaaaaaaaaaaatccatacaagtaaattaaaataggattaatttaatttttaagaagTATAGAAAGTGTATTGTATATGGGCCAGTGGTGGGggataaaattacaaatgagttaaaaattttaagacacacacatatgtatacatatatatatatatatatatatatatatatatatatatatatgtatattcatttttttattttttattttttattttaatgtaaatagAAGCGACGAGTCAAACACTAGGGTAGGTGTTTTTCCCTCCAAAATGGTTTTATTTTGAGGACATATAACTTGATACTAGACATGCACATATGTctacatgtatgcatatgtacatatatgtttatatatgtacacaacTGAATGAGCGCTCATGCATGTGATCACTGCCCTTTTTCAATAACGTATTTTTTAACATCTTCGCACGTTTTATAATTCTAAATTAAGGATTATTTCTCTATGCGtgatatacattttatgaatgattaaaaaaaaaaaataaaaaaaaagagggggaaattacaatatataactactcctttatttcttattttatttttttattaaaactatttttatgTGGAATTTTTTTCACATTGCCCATATTTGTAAATCTTTGATTTCGGTTATGAAGATTAGAAAAGTGTTTAACGCATTCAAAACTGTCATAACCGGAAGAGCTATCATAAGAGAtatcatcattttcattGTCATTCATTTGTAATGGCTGTTCATAATTATGTATGGTATTAGGTGGGTTTCGTGCATTATTACAATAAGCAATATCATCATTTATGTTACTGTTATAAGTGGGATAAATTATATCAGCTACTGTATTTTCCCTGCAGACATATATGTCGTTTTGTTCTATCCTTACTTGACTAACTTCCAGGTTGTCATATCCATTTGAGTTTTTCTTCCGTGGAACAGCGgcataatacatattatatttgttgtGGTCTAAAACGCTATCATAATTGCTGTAATAAGAATTCCTATTACATTTGTTCCAGTTATTTTGTGggttattcattttatcatttttaatagcTTCATCCGATATGGAGAGCGTACAAACGTCATCTGATGAGTAAAATAATTCGTTTGAATGATTAGTACTGATGTTAGTATTAACAGTAGTAGCATCAGTAGCTGTGATAGCATCCATAGCAGTGGTAGTGACAAACTTAGGCATAGAAGTATTATTTCTAGCGCACCTATTTCTATAACTCTCGGTCTGCATGTCGAAATTGCTCTTCAGGAATTCATCATCCTTGTGCAGGTCCAATTTTGGATTATGGGTCCATTCGTGCGctacattttttgtatatccTTGTGCACTTTTGGCATTTTCCCTCCCCCGTCTTCTGTACAATCGAGCATAGTCATTGATATTATCAGCACAAAAGTTGTTGGACCGTTCTTTAAAAAATCTGATAACGGTGTTGTTTGTTCCGTTATGAGTCATTCTATTCTCAGAACAGTTGTCATTATCTCTATAATACTTATCATGTTGAGGGAACATCCTTCCACTCTTTTCATAATGAAATGAACCGAATTCTCTTTTATGCCTAGCAGATGGCATAAAAAGCTGGTTTCTACCTTCCTTGGGGGGCGACGAATAGTCGTATTGCTtgtttctatttatttttaaattattattattgatattattattaacgtTACTGTTAACATTACTATTAACagtgttaatattattattaacgcCGCTGTTGTTATGAGTACTATTAGTGTCTATAATGTTAAGAGGAGCGGTAAATCCAACTTTCTGTGTTGGGAGTCTATAGGATATATTTAATAGTCTTAATTGTAGAATTATAAAGTCATATATGTCGGTTCTTAACTCAAACACCTTTCTCCAGTTACCCCATCCTTCAACACATTTGATCCAAAAGctaatttcataaaaatgacCTGGTTGTAATGAATAACCAAAATATAGATTTTTCGTTTTGCAAAAATCACTTGGTCTACTGTCAACTAGGAATTGTAAACTTTTTCTTAATTCCTTTAGAGCTAGTAGAGGGGTATTAATATCTACCTTAAAagctatatctatatatgcatttttggATCTactttcattatatattttagcattacttaattttgaattttcatatataacaatttttccAGTCGTAGTTTCAAATTCAGTggtatatgtttttatttttttaatatacattgCCTCTCCTCCATCAAGTCTTATTCTATCTCCTATATTATACGGATTTGAAAAAGCAATAAATATAACGgatgtaataaaatttgtatacatataacttAATATAACTGTAACTGCTGTTATAAATGCTGCTCCAGTAACTATAATAGTATCAGCAGATACaccaaatataaataataaaacaactGAAGCaagaaaagataataaaatagacaTTAATCTTCTAAccaattttaatatactcTCTTGACcttttaaactttttataaatttctttCGGCATGTTATAGCTCTCATTACTGCATTTcgaaacataataatatcaatTTTACCATGACCAGATAAATCAAATTCTTTCATAAATTCATCTGCATCTTCAGGTTTTAAAAACACTTCAATCATATCTTTTGTTACATATTCATttccatttatatttaattgcaTTGGCCTAGTAACGTTCATAATAAATGGATCATCTATTTCTAAggatatatcttttttaattctactgaatctttcttttttatttctctttaaaCATAAGCAACTACGTATAttcattcttttattttctttaagtctttttacatttatagcATCACTTCGTTCTAATAGATTCATTTCTTCGTTTAATAAATGCGAGTGATAAAAATAggtgtttttattatttcctgatcctttatttttcatttttttactaattttgCTCGTCTCATTTAccatattcttttttctcctttCAGGATAATACATTATGTTAGAATTGTTTGCATCTCTGACAGTTGATTCCTTATTATTAGTATCATTTAGCATGTTTGCTGTACTCTCTATTATTATGTTACTTcccttattttttgttttttctctaTCTGTAGGTAATAAAGAACTGCCTAATACTCCCTCTTTATTGAACACTACTCTACTGTTTTTTCCCCCTCCCCCAGCACCACTCTCTTCGTAATCGCACATCCTATAGCACTTTTTAACTCTACCCTTTGTACTACCATTACATCCCTTATTTATGAAGCCCACATGAACTTCATCACCTCCATCGGTTCTATCACCAACATCACTACCATTACCCTCATCATTACTTCCATTTTCTTTCCTTTCCATTTCCCTATTATGCAAAGAGTCtgatgtatatttttttttcaatacaTCCTCAATAGAGAGATCCTTTATTTGCACCTTCATACTTTTGTAATTTTCTAGATTTGGGTAGAAATTCCGCTCTTCCTTACCGTTATTAATGTCAGCCCCAGTACCTCCTGCACCACCGGCTGTAGCACTAACACTGGGTCCAACCTCAAAAGCATATTTGTCATTCGCTTCGCTATTGTAACCCTTCTCTCCATGTATCTCCTTATCCTTTTGCTCACTTATTATTCCTGATAAAGACGGGGTAATGCGTATGTTAAATTGGGTTCTCCTCATCTTCGAATAGGCTTTATTCGAATTATCGTTACCATCATCGTTATCGTGTGTATCATTCTTATCAATCTTACCATTCGCATCTGGATCCACCTTCTTTCCTATATTTCCTTCCCCTTTTTCAACAAAATTTTCTACATGTATGGCCCTTTTGGTATCATTATCACTTCCCCCCTTCTCCATTCTGCTTATAACTGCATTTATTGCACCCCTACCGTCAGTGTTGCTAATCTGTACCAACTCCGAATGATCCATATGGTCATTCATTCTCGTTATTCTCGAAATACTCGATGTTTTTTCCACGTTTGACACGTTTGATGTATTTAATGCACATGCGTTCTCCTCTTCCCTCACGTGAGCTTTCCCAGAATTGTTTAAACCTCCTCCtttgttttcttctttcGTGTCTTTCACTATggcattttttcttttgttgtTTGAACTCGCTACATAAATGGGTCGCTGCTCACAGTCTTCGTTTCGAACCACTCCACCATAATTATCACCACCATAATTATCACCACCATAATTATCACCACCATAATTATCACCACCGTAATTATCACCACCATACTTACCAGCACCAAGGTTACCTTCACAATGTTCACCCTGATCATCTATATCAGCACCGCTTTCCTTCAGATTACCACTATTATGAGTACTAATCTGATCAGTATGCTGCTTACCCTTTAACATAGCTAATTTGTTATCTTCCTTACTACCTTCtctattttcatttgtttcCTCCAATTTAACTACTTGAGGGGACGTACCTCTACTGCTATTCCTTACGCTCCTCTTGGGTTTAAACTTACGTTTCGCTTTAGATTTAGACCTGTTCATGGATTGGGGTTCATTTGCTCGTACCGATTGATGTGCCTCTCCTTGTGCTTCACCCCTGTCCGTATGTCCATCCCTGATATCTTCACATTTGACCGCATCCTGATCgatatcattaaaaatattttctaggttaatttttgtatgtgCCTTGCTATCCAGGTCCAACTTATTTATTgcattcttattattataaagaaaagagctcttttttgtttgtgCACTGGACgttttatgtaaatgtaaGCCTAACATATTTCTACTGGGTGAAAACTCGTCggatgaaatattattattcattggAGTACCAGTAAATGCAtatgtatcatttttttcctgGTAATACATTTTCAATGACATGATAACTTGCCTAAACAATATTTCACTTGCACTCTTAActgcatttttatttgttaaggcaatactattatttaataaaaaaataagaggaGATGTATTAACCACATAATGACAAGCTAACCAATTTTTAATAGAAGAAGTTTCGGACTTGACAATATTTTTAGCTTCAAAAATAggtggtaataataatttcatagcattttttttatttttattattcattgtTATTTTACAACATGTACAATTTCTAggcaaatttttaaataacaataattctGCTTTTTCTTGTATGAACTTCTTACTAATATCATTGGTTTCAATTTGTCTAATAATCCTTTCATCTTGATATAATTCATATCCAAATAAAGATCTAATAGTTTCTTGTTTATCAGCTACAAACATAAACCAttcaatattaaatttaCGTAATATACCATATTTCCTTAAATACCGACCTAACAAATCATGGGCATTCATTAAAAAACctaattcaaaaataaaagatatgatagaaagaaaaagtaaacgTGCTGCAAATAcgatatataataatatagggAATGTAATTAGCCAGTGGACGctgtttaaaaatataaatggatTTTGTTCATCTTTATATCCAAAAATTCTTAACACGTAATAATTTCCATTATCATTCAcaccattttttaaaaccaTATTACTACGccaatatattatttgagcTGATGACCATAACAGATATACTAGTTCTGGGTCTACAGTATTGTAAAATGCAGCACATAATGCACTTGGCTGTAACAACttttcaaatattattttctgaACAAGTGCATGAATAATCATAATTATCGAAAAGGAAGCTATATTAAtacttaatattaaaaaactaCAATATATACTTCCAAAAATAAATCCCCTATTATATTTCGGTTCAGATATAGGATCATGCGTATTCGGTTCTGATAATGAACTTAAACTAACACAAAGAATTACCaggttcataaaaaaatgtataacaAACCATAGCCAAGGTGATAAATCAGGAAATATAATAGACaaaattcttattattatatcacCTAATGTTTCACTCTCACTttcatcttcttcttcttcatcttcttGTAAAAACTGAGCATTGTATGAAGacttttgaatatataaatttactgCATTTATTCTATCTTGCTTGTTCATATATGACCTAGACACATCCATTATCAGGGACTGCGGATATTTCGATTTGGAAATACCCTTATAGTTTTCGTCCTTCGAATAGCTCATTCTTGGCTCTCtacgcatatatacgtatacgaatatgtatatatatatatacgtatttttttttttctcccttAGGTTGTACGCTGCATATGGGTAATTCCGCGGAGGTTTATTTCTCTGACGTGATCTCTTATCCTTAccgctttattttattattttattttttttttttttcttcctcacTCCTAAATGACATCTACCCTTTGTCTTAATATTTCTGTTCTTTTTCCAGATGATTTGATTTGCCtccttatataatatttacttgacaatatattttttttttttttatgcttcCCTTTAGTTTTTCTTATTTCCCCCTTTAAAAAATGGTCCTTTGTGTTTCTCTGCCAAAGTAAGTTcaatttgtatgtatgtatgtatgtatatattcctttCTCTTTCGCTTGCA is a window from the Plasmodium brasilianum strain Bolivian I chromosome 9, whole genome shotgun sequence genome containing:
- a CDS encoding mechanosensitive ion channel protein — protein: MSYSKDENYKGISKSKYPQSLIMDVSRSYMNKQDRINAVNLYIQKSSYNAQFLQEDEEEEDESESETLGDIIIRILSIIFPDLSPWLWFVIHFFMNLVILCVSLSSLSEPNTHDPISEPKYNRGFIFGSIYCSFLILSINIASFSIIMIIHALVQKIIFEKLLQPSALCAAFYNTVDPELVYLLWSSAQIIYWRSNMVLKNGVNDNGNYYVLRIFGYKDEQNPFIFLNSVHWLITFPILLYIVFAARLLFLSIISFIFELGFLMNAHDLLGRYLRKYGILRKFNIEWFMFVADKQETIRSLFGYELYQDERIIRQIETNDISKKFIQEKAELLLFKNLPRNCTCCKITMNNKNKKNAMKLLLPPIFEAKNIVKSETSSIKNWLACHYVVNTSPLIFLLNNSIALTNKNAVKSASEILFRQVIMSLKMYYQEKNDTYAFTGTPMNNNISSDEFSPSRNMLGLHLHKTSSAQTKKSSFLYNNKNAINKLDLDSKAHTKINLENIFNDIDQDAVKCEDIRDGHTDRGEAQGEAHQSVRANEPQSMNRSKSKAKRKFKPKRSVRNSSRGTSPQVVKLEETNENREGSKEDNKLAMLKGKQHTDQISTHNSGNLKESGADIDDQGEHCEGNLGAGKYGGDNYGGDNYGGDNYGGDNYGGDNYGGVVRNEDCEQRPIYVASSNNKRKNAIVKDTKEENKGGGLNNSGKAHVREEENACALNTSNVSNVEKTSSISRITRMNDHMDHSELVQISNTDGRGAINAVISRMEKGGSDNDTKRAIHVENFVEKGEGNIGKKVDPDANGKIDKNDTHDNDDGNDNSNKAYSKMRRTQFNIRITPSLSGIISEQKDKEIHGEKGYNSEANDKYAFEVGPSVSATAGGAGGTGADINNGKEERNFYPNLENYKSMKVQIKDLSIEDVLKKKYTSDSLHNREMERKENGSNDEGNGSDVGDRTDGGDEVHVGFINKGCNGSTKGRVKKCYRMCDYEESGAGGGGKNSRVVFNKEGVLGSSLLPTDREKTKNKGSNIIIESTANMLNDTNNKESTVRDANNSNIMYYPERRKKNMVNETSKISKKMKNKGSGNNKNTYFYHSHLLNEEMNLLERSDAINVKRLKENKRMNIRSCLCLKRNKKERFSRIKKDISLEIDDPFIMNVTRPMQLNINGNEYVTKDMIEVFLKPEDADEFMKEFDLSGHGKIDIIMFRNAVMRAITCRKKFIKSLKGQESILKLVRRLMSILLSFLASVVLLFIFGVSADTIIVTGAAFITAVTVILSYMYTNFITSVIFIAFSNPYNIGDRIRLDGGEAMYIKKIKTYTTEFETTTGKIVIYENSKLSNAKIYNESRSKNAYIDIAFKVDINTPLLALKELRKSLQFLVDSRPSDFCKTKNLYFGYSLQPGHFYEISFWIKCVEGWGNWRKVFELRTDIYDFIILQLRLLNISYRLPTQKVGFTAPLNIIDTNSTHNNSGVNNNINTVNSNVNSNVNNNINNNNLKINRNKQYDYSSPPKEGRNQLFMPSARHKREFGSFHYEKSGRMFPQHDKYYRDNDNCSENRMTHNGTNNTVIRFFKERSNNFCADNINDYARLYRRRGRENAKSAQGYTKNVAHEWTHNPKLDLHKDDEFLKSNFDMQTESYRNRCARNNTSMPKFVTTTAMDAITATDATTVNTNISTNHSNELFYSSDDVCTLSISDEAIKNDKMNNPQNNWNKCNRNSYYSNYDSVLDHNKYNMYYAAVPRKKNSNGYDNLEVSQVRIEQNDIYVCRENTVADIIYPTYNSNINDDIAYCNNARNPPNTIHNYEQPLQMNDNENDDISYDSSSGYDSFECVKHFSNLHNRNQRFTNMGNVKKIPHKNSFNKKIK